In Kryptolebias marmoratus isolate JLee-2015 linkage group LG20, ASM164957v2, whole genome shotgun sequence, a genomic segment contains:
- the tnk2b gene encoding tyrosine kinase, non-receptor, 2b isoform X3 has product MQRVKLKRAFSFVTHFHVYRRLGSSSMQSEEGTEWLVELLMEVQLQQYFKRIRDDLNVTRLSHFDYVKNEDLEKIGMGRPGQRRLWEAVKRRKAKRKSWMSKVFSGKRPDGEFPQQGQPTSSFRKLSLTPPLCLGEGVLSTMSGGSSPLDGQQQALTCLIPEKDLTLFEKLGDGSFGVVKRGEWVTPAGKVLNVAVKCLKTDVLSQPDALEDFICEVNAMHSLDHQNLIRLYGVVLTHPMKMVTELAPLGSLLDRLRCVNPQGPVLIHTLCQYAVQVASGMAYLEQRRFIHRDLAARNILLASKQKVKIGDFGLMRALPNNDEHYVMQEHRKVPFAWCAPESLKTRTFSHATDTWMFGVTLWEMFTHGQEPWLGLNGSQILHKIDKEGERLPKPEDCPQDIYNVILQCWAQKPDDRPTFVALREFLLESMPTDMCALQDFNEPDKLQIQMNDVITIIEGRAENYWWRGQNKRTLKVGPFPRNVVTSVAGLSAHDISRPLKNSFIHTGHGDTNPQRCWGFPDRIDDLYLGNPMDPPDVLNFERSATQPTQLPGRARKEPPPRPPQPAVLFKSKSGFSEQLLIPCSCPLCSLLAPLLKEPCYDPVSEDEDLTSAALKRLSLRKASSLKGLKLKPAAWVSGSKQGGGRTSGSGHTPCSEVSLIDFGEEFPSSTLSPSPVVENQLPVLAKLALEGKNILDKTPPQSPSTALPRPLHPTPVVDWDARPLPPPPAYDDVAQDEDDMEVSSINSSGQQLEDEMSAVHCVDGALSSGHKIEGEAVISMWPDKPVLEDNLFLPSKQNQDVSSSFSQSVEIFQELQQECMRRLNVPTGRAHQSSSPSQISAPSPQTFQNAQDGQQSFFSTSEDKPQIPPRVPIPPRPIKRSDYTSSRWSRDLSVSPVPVETKETLSVLDGPPQIPPRDPLSQPGSRTPSPICLVGSTQQRPYSVSPSALQASLTPCPSAHTYSSYLSTSPGKPMPTTHSFASDPKYTAPKVIQAQEKNSASKGPCILPIVRDGQKVSNTHYYLLPERPPYLDRFERFFREAESLPTTDVEKRHVQQANMATVRPMVVNTQTVQGHIQGHIQGHGLVQPGELKANFSSNNNIHLSGPWSGMKTSVSLPRVCSDGLTATEVTTSCPTTDSGGHSLDRVKMVQEAVHGVTIEECQAALQNHSWDVQKAVNYLKVEQLFCLGLRSRAECLKLLEMCDWNLELASTQMLDNYGSTTKQRW; this is encoded by the exons atgcagCGCGTTAAACTGAAAAGGGCATTCTCCTTCGTGACACACTTCCACGTGTATCGA AGActgggcagcagcagcatgcaGAGTGAGGAGGGAACCGAATGGCTGGTGGAGCTGCTGATGGaggtgcagctgcagcagtacTTCAAACGGATCAGAGACGACCTCAACGTCACACGGCTGTCGCACTTCGACTACGTCAAGAATGAAGACCTGGAGAAGATCGGCATGGGTCGACCTG GGCAGAGACGTTTATGGGAGGCTGTGAAAAGGAGGAAAGCCAAGCGCAAGTCCTGGATGAGCAAG GTGTTTAGTGGGAAGCGTCCAGATGGAGAGTTCCCTCAGCAGGGCCAACCGACCTCCTCGTTTCGCAAACTGTCTCTCACGCCTCCCCTTTGTCTGGGAGAAGGAGTCCTGTCCACGATGTCTGGTGGCAGCTCTCCGCTAGATGGGCAGCAGCAAGCCCTGACCTGCCTCATCCCCGAGAAGGACCTGACGCTGTTCGAGAAGCTTGGCGACGGCTCCTTCGGCGTGGTGAAGAGAGGAGAGTGGGTGACACCTGCAGGGAAGGTG ctGAATGTGGCCGTGAAGTGCCTGAAGACGGATGTGCTCAGCCAGCCCGATGCTTTGGAAGATTTCATTTGTGAGGTCAATGCCATGCACTCCCTGGACCACCAGAACCTCATTCGCCTCTATGGTGTGGTGCTCACACACCCAATGAAGATG GTGACCGAGCTGGCTCCTCTGGGTTCTCTGCTGGATCGTCTGCGATGCGTTAATCCACAGGGCCCAGTGCTGATCCACACTCTGTGTCAGTATGCCGTGCAGGTAGCCAGCGGCATGGCTTACCTGGAACAGAGGAGGTTTATCCACAGGGACCTGGCAGCAAg GAACATCCTGCTGGCCTCTAAACAGAAAGTGAAGATCGGGGACTTTGGCCTGATGAGGGCGCTGCCTAACAACGATGAACACTATGTCATGCAGGAGCATCGCAAGGTGCCCTTTGCATG GTGCGCTCCTGAGAGTCTGAAGACGAGAACGTTCTCTCACGCTACAGACACGTGGATGTTTGGAGTCACTCTTTGGGAGATGTTCACACATGGACAGGAGCCATGGCTGGGCCTTAATGGTAGCCAG ATTCTTCATAAAATTGATAAAGAAGGTGAAAGGCTCCCCAAGCCAGAGGACTGTCCACAAGATATCTATAATGTTATCCTGCAGTGTTGGGCTCAGAAACCAGATGACAGACCCACTTTTGTTGCCCTTCGTGAGTTCCTTCTAGAG tccaTGCCCACAGACATGTGTGCTCTACAAGACTTTAACGAGCCTGACAAACTCCAGATCCAGATGAATGATGTCATCACCATCATAGAGGGAAG GGCTGAGAATTACTGGTGGCGAGGTCAAAACAAGCGTACCCTGAAGGTTGGACCGTTCCCCAGGAACGTGGTGACGTCTGTTGCAGGGCTGTCGGCGCACGACATCAGCAGGCCtcttaaaaacagcttcatccACACGGGTCACGGAGACACAAACCCTCAGCGCTGCTGGGGCTTCCCAGACCGGATCGATGA CTTATACCTCGGGAATCCCATGGATCCTCCTGATGTTTTGAATTTCGAACGCAGTGCTACTCAGCCCACACAGCTTCCAGGACGAGCCAGAA aggAGCCTCCTCCCCGGCCTCCTCAGCCAGCAGTGTTATTCAAGAGTAAGTCTGGTTTCTCTGAGCAGCTTCTTATCCCCTGTTCCTGTCCTCTGTGTTCACTCTTAGCTCCACTTCTCAAAG AACCTTGCTATGATCCAGTAAGTGAAGATGAAGATCTGACCTCTGCAGCACTAAAGAGGTTATCGCTAAGAAAAGCCAGCTCACTCAAAGGCCTCAAGCTCAAACCTGCTGCTTGGGTCTCTGGTTCCAAACAGGGTGGTGGCAGGACTTCAGGCTCAGGCCACACCCCCTGCAGTGAGGTGTCTCTTATTGACTTTGGGGAGGAATTCCCCTCATCCACACTCTCCCCCTCCCCTGTGGTTGAAAATCAGCTTCCTGTGCTGGCCAAGCTAGCTTTGGAAGGAAAAAACATCCTGGACAAGACCCCCCCTCAGAGCCCATCTACAGCACTGCCTCGACCCCTTCACCCAACTCCTGTAGTGGATTGGGACGCTCGGCCattacccccaccccccgcctACGATGATGTAGCCCAAGATGAAGATGATATGGAG GTGAGCTCCATCAACAGCTCAGGGCAGCAACTTGAAGATGAAATGAGTGCTGTCCATTGTGTCGATGGAGCTCTCTCTTCAGGACACAAGATTGAGGGTGAAGCTGTCATTTCAATGTGGCCAGACAAGCCAGTTCTTGAGGACAACCTTTTTCTTCCCAGCAAGCAGAATCAGGATGTGTCTTCCTCTTTCTCCCAGTCTGTGGAAATCTTCCAAGAACTCCAACAAGAGTGCATGAGGAGGCTCAATGTCCCTACCGGAAGAGCTCATCAGTCATCCTCGCCATCCCAAATCTCTGCACCAAGTCCTCAGACTTTTCAGAACGCACAGGACGGGCAGCAGAGTTTCTTCTCCACCAGTGAGGACAAACCTCAGATCCCCCCACGTGTCCCCATCCCCCCTCGCCCCATAAAGAGGAGTGACTACACATCTAGCCGCTGGTCAAGGGACCTTTCTGTTTCTCCAGTGCCAGTTGAAACCAAAGAAACTCTTTCAGTCCTGGATGGACCACCTCAGATCCCTCCTAGAGACCCTTTGTCTCAGCCGGGCTCCAGGACTCCAAGTCCCATTTGTCTGGTGGGATCCACTCAACAGAGACCCTACTCTGTTAGCCCCTCTGCCCTGCAGGCTTCACTTACTCCCTGCCCCTCCGCACACACCTACAGCTCCTAcctctccacctctccaggtaaACCCATGCCCACCACACACAGTTTTGCCTCAGATCCTAAATATACTGCACCCAAAGTGATTCAGGCGCAGGAGAAGAACTCGGCCAGCAAAGGCCCCTGTATCCTGCCCATCGTCCGTGACGGGCAGAAGGTCAGTAACACACATTACTACCTTCTGCCAGAGAGGCCTCCTTACCTTGATCGATTTGAACGTTTCTTCAGGGAGGCAGAGAGCCTCCCCACCACCGATGTAGAGAAGAGGCACGTACAACAGGCTAATATGGCCACTGTGAGACCAATGGTAGTCAACACCCAAACAGTCCAGGGACACATCCAGGGACACATCCAGGGGCACGGGCTCGTCCAGCCAGGGGAGCTAAAGGCTAATTTTTCCTCTAATAATAACATCCATCTGAGTGGACCATGGTCAGGGATGAAGACATCAGTTAGTCTCCCTCGTGTGTGTTCAGACGGGCTGACAGCGACGGAGGTCACTACTTCCTGTCCCACGACAGACAGTGGAGGACATTCACTTGACAGAGTCAAAATG GTGCAGGAAGCCGTTCATGGTGTGACAATAGAGGAGTGTCAAGCTGCCCTCCAGAACCACAGCTGGGATGTCCAGAAAGCTGTGAATTATCTAAAG gtggagcagctgttCTGTTTGGGTCTGAGGAGCCGGGCCGAATGTTTAAAGCTGCTGGAGATGTGTGATTGGAACCTGGAGCTGGCCAGCACTCAAATGTTAGACAATTATGGatccacaacaaaacaaag ATGGTGA
- the tnk2b gene encoding tyrosine kinase, non-receptor, 2b isoform X4 produces MLKENQVSAPQLFQRLGSSSMQSEEGTEWLVELLMEVQLQQYFKRIRDDLNVTRLSHFDYVKNEDLEKIGMGRPGQRRLWEAVKRRKAKRKSWMSKVFSGKRPDGEFPQQGQPTSSFRKLSLTPPLCLGEGVLSTMSGGSSPLDGQQQALTCLIPEKDLTLFEKLGDGSFGVVKRGEWVTPAGKVLNVAVKCLKTDVLSQPDALEDFICEVNAMHSLDHQNLIRLYGVVLTHPMKMVTELAPLGSLLDRLRCVNPQGPVLIHTLCQYAVQVASGMAYLEQRRFIHRDLAARNILLASKQKVKIGDFGLMRALPNNDEHYVMQEHRKVPFAWCAPESLKTRTFSHATDTWMFGVTLWEMFTHGQEPWLGLNGSQILHKIDKEGERLPKPEDCPQDIYNVILQCWAQKPDDRPTFVALREFLLESMPTDMCALQDFNEPDKLQIQMNDVITIIEGRAENYWWRGQNKRTLKVGPFPRNVVTSVAGLSAHDISRPLKNSFIHTGHGDTNPQRCWGFPDRIDDLYLGNPMDPPDVLNFERSATQPTQLPGRARKEPPPRPPQPAVLFKSKSGFSEQLLIPCSCPLCSLLAPLLKEPCYDPVSEDEDLTSAALKRLSLRKASSLKGLKLKPAAWVSGSKQGGGRTSGSGHTPCSEVSLIDFGEEFPSSTLSPSPVVENQLPVLAKLALEGKNILDKTPPQSPSTALPRPLHPTPVVDWDARPLPPPPAYDDVAQDEDDMEVSSINSSGQQLEDEMSAVHCVDGALSSGHKIEGEAVISMWPDKPVLEDNLFLPSKQNQDVSSSFSQSVEIFQELQQECMRRLNVPTGRAHQSSSPSQISAPSPQTFQNAQDGQQSFFSTSEDKPQIPPRVPIPPRPIKRSDYTSSRWSRDLSVSPVPVETKETLSVLDGPPQIPPRDPLSQPGSRTPSPICLVGSTQQRPYSVSPSALQASLTPCPSAHTYSSYLSTSPGKPMPTTHSFASDPKYTAPKVIQAQEKNSASKGPCILPIVRDGQKVSNTHYYLLPERPPYLDRFERFFREAESLPTTDVEKRHVQQANMATVRPMVVNTQTVQGHIQGHIQGHGLVQPGELKANFSSNNNIHLSGPWSGMKTSVSLPRVCSDGLTATEVTTSCPTTDSGGHSLDRVKMVQEAVHGVTIEECQAALQNHSWDVQKAVNYLKVEQLFCLGLRSRAECLKLLEMCDWNLELASTQMLDNYGSTTKQRW; encoded by the exons AGActgggcagcagcagcatgcaGAGTGAGGAGGGAACCGAATGGCTGGTGGAGCTGCTGATGGaggtgcagctgcagcagtacTTCAAACGGATCAGAGACGACCTCAACGTCACACGGCTGTCGCACTTCGACTACGTCAAGAATGAAGACCTGGAGAAGATCGGCATGGGTCGACCTG GGCAGAGACGTTTATGGGAGGCTGTGAAAAGGAGGAAAGCCAAGCGCAAGTCCTGGATGAGCAAG GTGTTTAGTGGGAAGCGTCCAGATGGAGAGTTCCCTCAGCAGGGCCAACCGACCTCCTCGTTTCGCAAACTGTCTCTCACGCCTCCCCTTTGTCTGGGAGAAGGAGTCCTGTCCACGATGTCTGGTGGCAGCTCTCCGCTAGATGGGCAGCAGCAAGCCCTGACCTGCCTCATCCCCGAGAAGGACCTGACGCTGTTCGAGAAGCTTGGCGACGGCTCCTTCGGCGTGGTGAAGAGAGGAGAGTGGGTGACACCTGCAGGGAAGGTG ctGAATGTGGCCGTGAAGTGCCTGAAGACGGATGTGCTCAGCCAGCCCGATGCTTTGGAAGATTTCATTTGTGAGGTCAATGCCATGCACTCCCTGGACCACCAGAACCTCATTCGCCTCTATGGTGTGGTGCTCACACACCCAATGAAGATG GTGACCGAGCTGGCTCCTCTGGGTTCTCTGCTGGATCGTCTGCGATGCGTTAATCCACAGGGCCCAGTGCTGATCCACACTCTGTGTCAGTATGCCGTGCAGGTAGCCAGCGGCATGGCTTACCTGGAACAGAGGAGGTTTATCCACAGGGACCTGGCAGCAAg GAACATCCTGCTGGCCTCTAAACAGAAAGTGAAGATCGGGGACTTTGGCCTGATGAGGGCGCTGCCTAACAACGATGAACACTATGTCATGCAGGAGCATCGCAAGGTGCCCTTTGCATG GTGCGCTCCTGAGAGTCTGAAGACGAGAACGTTCTCTCACGCTACAGACACGTGGATGTTTGGAGTCACTCTTTGGGAGATGTTCACACATGGACAGGAGCCATGGCTGGGCCTTAATGGTAGCCAG ATTCTTCATAAAATTGATAAAGAAGGTGAAAGGCTCCCCAAGCCAGAGGACTGTCCACAAGATATCTATAATGTTATCCTGCAGTGTTGGGCTCAGAAACCAGATGACAGACCCACTTTTGTTGCCCTTCGTGAGTTCCTTCTAGAG tccaTGCCCACAGACATGTGTGCTCTACAAGACTTTAACGAGCCTGACAAACTCCAGATCCAGATGAATGATGTCATCACCATCATAGAGGGAAG GGCTGAGAATTACTGGTGGCGAGGTCAAAACAAGCGTACCCTGAAGGTTGGACCGTTCCCCAGGAACGTGGTGACGTCTGTTGCAGGGCTGTCGGCGCACGACATCAGCAGGCCtcttaaaaacagcttcatccACACGGGTCACGGAGACACAAACCCTCAGCGCTGCTGGGGCTTCCCAGACCGGATCGATGA CTTATACCTCGGGAATCCCATGGATCCTCCTGATGTTTTGAATTTCGAACGCAGTGCTACTCAGCCCACACAGCTTCCAGGACGAGCCAGAA aggAGCCTCCTCCCCGGCCTCCTCAGCCAGCAGTGTTATTCAAGAGTAAGTCTGGTTTCTCTGAGCAGCTTCTTATCCCCTGTTCCTGTCCTCTGTGTTCACTCTTAGCTCCACTTCTCAAAG AACCTTGCTATGATCCAGTAAGTGAAGATGAAGATCTGACCTCTGCAGCACTAAAGAGGTTATCGCTAAGAAAAGCCAGCTCACTCAAAGGCCTCAAGCTCAAACCTGCTGCTTGGGTCTCTGGTTCCAAACAGGGTGGTGGCAGGACTTCAGGCTCAGGCCACACCCCCTGCAGTGAGGTGTCTCTTATTGACTTTGGGGAGGAATTCCCCTCATCCACACTCTCCCCCTCCCCTGTGGTTGAAAATCAGCTTCCTGTGCTGGCCAAGCTAGCTTTGGAAGGAAAAAACATCCTGGACAAGACCCCCCCTCAGAGCCCATCTACAGCACTGCCTCGACCCCTTCACCCAACTCCTGTAGTGGATTGGGACGCTCGGCCattacccccaccccccgcctACGATGATGTAGCCCAAGATGAAGATGATATGGAG GTGAGCTCCATCAACAGCTCAGGGCAGCAACTTGAAGATGAAATGAGTGCTGTCCATTGTGTCGATGGAGCTCTCTCTTCAGGACACAAGATTGAGGGTGAAGCTGTCATTTCAATGTGGCCAGACAAGCCAGTTCTTGAGGACAACCTTTTTCTTCCCAGCAAGCAGAATCAGGATGTGTCTTCCTCTTTCTCCCAGTCTGTGGAAATCTTCCAAGAACTCCAACAAGAGTGCATGAGGAGGCTCAATGTCCCTACCGGAAGAGCTCATCAGTCATCCTCGCCATCCCAAATCTCTGCACCAAGTCCTCAGACTTTTCAGAACGCACAGGACGGGCAGCAGAGTTTCTTCTCCACCAGTGAGGACAAACCTCAGATCCCCCCACGTGTCCCCATCCCCCCTCGCCCCATAAAGAGGAGTGACTACACATCTAGCCGCTGGTCAAGGGACCTTTCTGTTTCTCCAGTGCCAGTTGAAACCAAAGAAACTCTTTCAGTCCTGGATGGACCACCTCAGATCCCTCCTAGAGACCCTTTGTCTCAGCCGGGCTCCAGGACTCCAAGTCCCATTTGTCTGGTGGGATCCACTCAACAGAGACCCTACTCTGTTAGCCCCTCTGCCCTGCAGGCTTCACTTACTCCCTGCCCCTCCGCACACACCTACAGCTCCTAcctctccacctctccaggtaaACCCATGCCCACCACACACAGTTTTGCCTCAGATCCTAAATATACTGCACCCAAAGTGATTCAGGCGCAGGAGAAGAACTCGGCCAGCAAAGGCCCCTGTATCCTGCCCATCGTCCGTGACGGGCAGAAGGTCAGTAACACACATTACTACCTTCTGCCAGAGAGGCCTCCTTACCTTGATCGATTTGAACGTTTCTTCAGGGAGGCAGAGAGCCTCCCCACCACCGATGTAGAGAAGAGGCACGTACAACAGGCTAATATGGCCACTGTGAGACCAATGGTAGTCAACACCCAAACAGTCCAGGGACACATCCAGGGACACATCCAGGGGCACGGGCTCGTCCAGCCAGGGGAGCTAAAGGCTAATTTTTCCTCTAATAATAACATCCATCTGAGTGGACCATGGTCAGGGATGAAGACATCAGTTAGTCTCCCTCGTGTGTGTTCAGACGGGCTGACAGCGACGGAGGTCACTACTTCCTGTCCCACGACAGACAGTGGAGGACATTCACTTGACAGAGTCAAAATG GTGCAGGAAGCCGTTCATGGTGTGACAATAGAGGAGTGTCAAGCTGCCCTCCAGAACCACAGCTGGGATGTCCAGAAAGCTGTGAATTATCTAAAG gtggagcagctgttCTGTTTGGGTCTGAGGAGCCGGGCCGAATGTTTAAAGCTGCTGGAGATGTGTGATTGGAACCTGGAGCTGGCCAGCACTCAAATGTTAGACAATTATGGatccacaacaaaacaaag ATGGTGA
- the tnk2b gene encoding tyrosine kinase, non-receptor, 2b isoform X8: protein MGETAEYQRLQEMSEPVYQDSPSDDEERLGSSSMQSEEGTEWLVELLMEVQLQQYFKRIRDDLNVTRLSHFDYVKNEDLEKIGMGRPGQRRLWEAVKRRKAKRKSWMSKVFSGKRPDGEFPQQGQPTSSFRKLSLTPPLCLGEGVLSTMSGGSSPLDGQQQALTCLIPEKDLTLFEKLGDGSFGVVKRGEWVTPAGKLNVAVKCLKTDVLSQPDALEDFICEVTELAPLGSLLDRLRCVNPQGPVLIHTLCQYAVQVASGMAYLEQRRFIHRDLAARNILLASKQKVKIGDFGLMRALPNNDEHYVMQEHRKVPFAWCAPESLKTRTFSHATDTWMFGVTLWEMFTHGQEPWLGLNGSQILHKIDKEGERLPKPEDCPQDIYNVILQCWAQKPDDRPTFVALREFLLESMPTDMCALQDFNEPDKLQIQMNDVITIIEGRAENYWWRGQNKRTLKVGPFPRNVVTSVAGLSAHDISRPLKNSFIHTGHGDTNPQRCWGFPDRIDDLYLGNPMDPPDVLNFERSATQPTQLPGRARKEPPPRPPQPAVLFKSKSGFSEQLLIPCSCPLCSLLAPLLKEPCYDPVSEDEDLTSAALKRLSLRKASSLKGLKLKPAAWVSGSKQGGGRTSGSGHTPCSEVSLIDFGEEFPSSTLSPSPVVENQLPVLAKLALEGKNILDKTPPQSPSTALPRPLHPTPVVDWDARPLPPPPAYDDVAQDEDDMEVSSINSSGQQLEDEMSAVHCVDGALSSGHKIEGEAVISMWPDKPVLEDNLFLPSKQNQDVSSSFSQSVEIFQELQQECMRRLNVPTGRAHQSSSPSQISAPSPQTFQNAQDGQQSFFSTSEDKPQIPPRVPIPPRPIKRSDYTSSRWSRDLSVSPVPVETKETLSVLDGPPQIPPRDPLSQPGSRTPSPICLVGSTQQRPYSVSPSALQASLTPCPSAHTYSSYLSTSPGKPMPTTHSFASDPKYTAPKVIQAQEKNSASKGPCILPIVRDGQKVSNTHYYLLPERPPYLDRFERFFREAESLPTTDVEKRHVQQANMATVRPMVVNTQTVQGHIQGHIQGHGLVQPGELKANFSSNNNIHLSGPWSGMKTSVSLPRVCSDGLTATEVTTSCPTTDSGGHSLDRVKMVQEAVHGVTIEECQAALQNHSWDVQKAVNYLKVEQLFCLGLRSRAECLKLLEMCDWNLELASTQMLDNYGSTTKQRW from the exons AGActgggcagcagcagcatgcaGAGTGAGGAGGGAACCGAATGGCTGGTGGAGCTGCTGATGGaggtgcagctgcagcagtacTTCAAACGGATCAGAGACGACCTCAACGTCACACGGCTGTCGCACTTCGACTACGTCAAGAATGAAGACCTGGAGAAGATCGGCATGGGTCGACCTG GGCAGAGACGTTTATGGGAGGCTGTGAAAAGGAGGAAAGCCAAGCGCAAGTCCTGGATGAGCAAG GTGTTTAGTGGGAAGCGTCCAGATGGAGAGTTCCCTCAGCAGGGCCAACCGACCTCCTCGTTTCGCAAACTGTCTCTCACGCCTCCCCTTTGTCTGGGAGAAGGAGTCCTGTCCACGATGTCTGGTGGCAGCTCTCCGCTAGATGGGCAGCAGCAAGCCCTGACCTGCCTCATCCCCGAGAAGGACCTGACGCTGTTCGAGAAGCTTGGCGACGGCTCCTTCGGCGTGGTGAAGAGAGGAGAGTGGGTGACACCTGCAGGGAAG ctGAATGTGGCCGTGAAGTGCCTGAAGACGGATGTGCTCAGCCAGCCCGATGCTTTGGAAGATTTCATTTGTGAG GTGACCGAGCTGGCTCCTCTGGGTTCTCTGCTGGATCGTCTGCGATGCGTTAATCCACAGGGCCCAGTGCTGATCCACACTCTGTGTCAGTATGCCGTGCAGGTAGCCAGCGGCATGGCTTACCTGGAACAGAGGAGGTTTATCCACAGGGACCTGGCAGCAAg GAACATCCTGCTGGCCTCTAAACAGAAAGTGAAGATCGGGGACTTTGGCCTGATGAGGGCGCTGCCTAACAACGATGAACACTATGTCATGCAGGAGCATCGCAAGGTGCCCTTTGCATG GTGCGCTCCTGAGAGTCTGAAGACGAGAACGTTCTCTCACGCTACAGACACGTGGATGTTTGGAGTCACTCTTTGGGAGATGTTCACACATGGACAGGAGCCATGGCTGGGCCTTAATGGTAGCCAG ATTCTTCATAAAATTGATAAAGAAGGTGAAAGGCTCCCCAAGCCAGAGGACTGTCCACAAGATATCTATAATGTTATCCTGCAGTGTTGGGCTCAGAAACCAGATGACAGACCCACTTTTGTTGCCCTTCGTGAGTTCCTTCTAGAG tccaTGCCCACAGACATGTGTGCTCTACAAGACTTTAACGAGCCTGACAAACTCCAGATCCAGATGAATGATGTCATCACCATCATAGAGGGAAG GGCTGAGAATTACTGGTGGCGAGGTCAAAACAAGCGTACCCTGAAGGTTGGACCGTTCCCCAGGAACGTGGTGACGTCTGTTGCAGGGCTGTCGGCGCACGACATCAGCAGGCCtcttaaaaacagcttcatccACACGGGTCACGGAGACACAAACCCTCAGCGCTGCTGGGGCTTCCCAGACCGGATCGATGA CTTATACCTCGGGAATCCCATGGATCCTCCTGATGTTTTGAATTTCGAACGCAGTGCTACTCAGCCCACACAGCTTCCAGGACGAGCCAGAA aggAGCCTCCTCCCCGGCCTCCTCAGCCAGCAGTGTTATTCAAGAGTAAGTCTGGTTTCTCTGAGCAGCTTCTTATCCCCTGTTCCTGTCCTCTGTGTTCACTCTTAGCTCCACTTCTCAAAG AACCTTGCTATGATCCAGTAAGTGAAGATGAAGATCTGACCTCTGCAGCACTAAAGAGGTTATCGCTAAGAAAAGCCAGCTCACTCAAAGGCCTCAAGCTCAAACCTGCTGCTTGGGTCTCTGGTTCCAAACAGGGTGGTGGCAGGACTTCAGGCTCAGGCCACACCCCCTGCAGTGAGGTGTCTCTTATTGACTTTGGGGAGGAATTCCCCTCATCCACACTCTCCCCCTCCCCTGTGGTTGAAAATCAGCTTCCTGTGCTGGCCAAGCTAGCTTTGGAAGGAAAAAACATCCTGGACAAGACCCCCCCTCAGAGCCCATCTACAGCACTGCCTCGACCCCTTCACCCAACTCCTGTAGTGGATTGGGACGCTCGGCCattacccccaccccccgcctACGATGATGTAGCCCAAGATGAAGATGATATGGAG GTGAGCTCCATCAACAGCTCAGGGCAGCAACTTGAAGATGAAATGAGTGCTGTCCATTGTGTCGATGGAGCTCTCTCTTCAGGACACAAGATTGAGGGTGAAGCTGTCATTTCAATGTGGCCAGACAAGCCAGTTCTTGAGGACAACCTTTTTCTTCCCAGCAAGCAGAATCAGGATGTGTCTTCCTCTTTCTCCCAGTCTGTGGAAATCTTCCAAGAACTCCAACAAGAGTGCATGAGGAGGCTCAATGTCCCTACCGGAAGAGCTCATCAGTCATCCTCGCCATCCCAAATCTCTGCACCAAGTCCTCAGACTTTTCAGAACGCACAGGACGGGCAGCAGAGTTTCTTCTCCACCAGTGAGGACAAACCTCAGATCCCCCCACGTGTCCCCATCCCCCCTCGCCCCATAAAGAGGAGTGACTACACATCTAGCCGCTGGTCAAGGGACCTTTCTGTTTCTCCAGTGCCAGTTGAAACCAAAGAAACTCTTTCAGTCCTGGATGGACCACCTCAGATCCCTCCTAGAGACCCTTTGTCTCAGCCGGGCTCCAGGACTCCAAGTCCCATTTGTCTGGTGGGATCCACTCAACAGAGACCCTACTCTGTTAGCCCCTCTGCCCTGCAGGCTTCACTTACTCCCTGCCCCTCCGCACACACCTACAGCTCCTAcctctccacctctccaggtaaACCCATGCCCACCACACACAGTTTTGCCTCAGATCCTAAATATACTGCACCCAAAGTGATTCAGGCGCAGGAGAAGAACTCGGCCAGCAAAGGCCCCTGTATCCTGCCCATCGTCCGTGACGGGCAGAAGGTCAGTAACACACATTACTACCTTCTGCCAGAGAGGCCTCCTTACCTTGATCGATTTGAACGTTTCTTCAGGGAGGCAGAGAGCCTCCCCACCACCGATGTAGAGAAGAGGCACGTACAACAGGCTAATATGGCCACTGTGAGACCAATGGTAGTCAACACCCAAACAGTCCAGGGACACATCCAGGGACACATCCAGGGGCACGGGCTCGTCCAGCCAGGGGAGCTAAAGGCTAATTTTTCCTCTAATAATAACATCCATCTGAGTGGACCATGGTCAGGGATGAAGACATCAGTTAGTCTCCCTCGTGTGTGTTCAGACGGGCTGACAGCGACGGAGGTCACTACTTCCTGTCCCACGACAGACAGTGGAGGACATTCACTTGACAGAGTCAAAATG GTGCAGGAAGCCGTTCATGGTGTGACAATAGAGGAGTGTCAAGCTGCCCTCCAGAACCACAGCTGGGATGTCCAGAAAGCTGTGAATTATCTAAAG gtggagcagctgttCTGTTTGGGTCTGAGGAGCCGGGCCGAATGTTTAAAGCTGCTGGAGATGTGTGATTGGAACCTGGAGCTGGCCAGCACTCAAATGTTAGACAATTATGGatccacaacaaaacaaag ATGGTGA